A portion of the Saccharomyces paradoxus chromosome XV, complete sequence genome contains these proteins:
- the SIA1 gene encoding Sia1p (Protein of unassigned function~similar to YOR137C): MRLHYRRKFKFLRRILFILCITSLYLSRDSLKLHAKNAFMNSNVGEYHGGMIDDIQILRCYHWYRQCGSLYAPRLHPSNTATRIKDKNSVLWSRVSKNITIETLYSLQSGAFYNSYLYVHLKGFQSNPKNSIKELAIARDSALIPLQVLRDINKLVRSSDSSVFHNHVYRREKPTSSWWKLLFGISVETDNIAVFGEEWVYKGSGIWCKYVLNDDDNDAPITNLEIYLGSSFIESRPSWKEVIHEFHRNNIPSLPISITRKLDTKNHHHKSSNELLGPLGAPSKGNNVIRLLQVDADYKITSPHIQFSRGQRSFKILQMTDFHFKCTDNSMTIINEIKTVNFIDRVLASESPDLVVITGDLLDSHNTIDYQTCIMKLVQPMISNKIPYAISLGFSDESNLATQSQIKDFIRNLPYTFNNVASEEGHMAIEVSFKKKLSKDTLLEKDIDTKDEMSPSEALFFVFDAFNPVNDFLQDHNKLIGKIDFGLAFQYFPLSEYRPHGLFPIIGQYNERSTLTVDTSRSRGQVSMTINGKHYKSFLDILSLWNIKSVSCGHEHNNDCCLQSKNEMWLCYGGSTGIGLPRIEGIYPTVRLFNLDDILDEITSWKRNSNLVDEVYDYQYIYKGKQ; this comes from the coding sequence ATGAGATTACAttatagaagaaaattcaaatttttacgGAGAAtactttttatattatgCATTACCTCACTGTATTTATCGAGAGATTCATTAAAGTTACATGCAAAAAATGCATTTATGAATTCTAATGTAGGTGAATATCATGGCGGAATGATAGATGATATTCAAATCCTACGGTGTTACCATTGGTACAGGCAATGCGGTTCTTTGTATGCTCCCAGGTTACACCCCTCTAATACTGCTACAAGAatcaaagacaaaaataGCGTTTTGTGGAGCAGAGTTTCCAAGAATATTACCATAGAGACATTGTATTCGCTTCAATCTGGGGCATTCTACAACAGTTACCTGTACGTTCATCTAAAAGGGTTCCAAAGCAATCCAAAAAACTCAATAAAAGAGCTAGCCATAGCAAGAGATTCAGCATTAATACCACTGCAGGTGTTGAGAGACATTAATAAATTGGTAAGATCGAGTGACAGCTCTGTTTTCCACAATCATGTGTATCGGCGGGAAAAGCCCACCTCGTCATGGTGGAAACTGCTTTTTGGCATATCTGTTGAGACAGATAACATAGCTGTGTTCGGTGAGGAGTGGGTATACAAGGGGAGCGGCATATGGTGTAAGTATGTTCtcaatgatgatgataatgacgCTCCTATAACTAATTTGGAAATATATTTAGGGTCATCATTTATTGAATCGAGACCTTCTTGGAAAGAAGTTATTCATGAATTTCATAGAAATAACATACCTTCTTTGCCCATATCAATTACAAGAAAGCTTGACACCAAAAACCATCATCACAAATCTTCCAATGAATTGCTGGGACCTTTAGGAGCACCAAGCAAAGGCAATAATGTTATAAGATTACTTCAAGTGGATGCGGATTACAAAATAACATCCCCCCATATTCAATTTTCGAGGGGGCAGAGATCAttcaaaattcttcaaatgacTGATTTCCATTTCAAATGTACAGATAATAGCATGACAATAATTAATGAGATAAAAACAGTAAATTTTATCGATCGTGTGCTCGCATCAGAAAGCCCGGATTTAGTTGTCATCACAGGTGATTTGTTAGATTCACATAATACTATTGACTACCAAACGTGCATTATGAAACTTGTTCAACCAATGATCTCTAATAAAATACCCTACGCCATTTCATTGGGGTTTTCCGATGAATCAAACTTGGCTACACAGTCACAAATTAAAGATTTTATTAGGAATTTACCTTACACATTTAACAATGTTGCATCAGAAGAGGGACATATGGCCATAGAAGtttcatttaaaaaaaagctatCAAAGGATactcttttggaaaaagatATTGATACCAAAGACGAAATGAGCCCATCAGAAGCTTTATTCTTCGTCTTTGATGCATTTAATCCTGTCAATGATTTTCTACAAGATCATAATAAATTAATTGGAAAAATCGACTTTGGTTTGGcctttcaatattttcccTTATCGGAATATAGGCCTCATGGTTTATTTCCTATCATTGGGCAGTATAATGAAAGATCTACCTTAACGGTAGATACATCAAGATCCAGGGGACAAGTTTCGATGACGATCAATGGCAAACATTACAAAAgctttcttgatattttgagCCTTTGGAATATAAAAAGCGTGAGTTGTGGACATGAACACAATAATGATTGTTGTTTGCaatcaaaaaatgagaTGTGGTTATGCTATGGTGGGTCTACTGGTATTGGCTTGCCGAGGATAGAAGGTATTTATCCAACTGTTAGATTGTTTAATTTGGATGACATTTTGGACGAAATAACTTCGTGGAAAAGGAATAGTAATCTTGTTGATGAGGTTTACGATTATCAGTACATTTATAAGGGGAAACAGTAA